The Lutibacter profundi region GTTATTGTCTATTTTATTAAATAATATTGATTTAAAATCTTATTGAAAGACCACCTCCTGTACCAAATCGGTTATCATAACTTGCCATCAAAGAAAAATTTCTTGAAAGCATATACTCTGCTCCTACGCTCCAAACGGTTTCAGATTCATAATTAATTCCGGTTGAAAAATTATTTACTAGCCCAAAATCTAATTGATATTCATAATAACCAAAAACAGAAAATTTTGGGAATAGCATTATGCTTCTTCCTATTGAAACTCGAGGTCTTAATTCACTATCAATTCGAGCATCTATACTGAATAAATAAGGTGATAAATATCGAATTCCTGCCACAGCTACGGTATTGAATTCATCTAAATTATCTGCAATTTTATTTTCAATATTTACACCTCCAAATACTCTAAAGTAATCGTGTAAATAATATTCATAAGTTACTTCTGCTTCTAAATTCTCATTCCATCCATATTCAAAGGATATATTAAATTGATTTCGAATATTAGATGTTGAGGCATTTAATGAAATTGCATTTGAAGCTATATCTAACAATCCCCAAGAGTAATATCTGTCTGTTTCAGCCACTCCTGTTTTAATAGGAAATCCTTTCATCCTTATATCTCTTGGCGTATCATAACTTATTACACGAGCCATTCCGCCCATTAAATGGTATAATATATGGCAATGAAAAAACCAATCACCATATTCATTTCCGTAAAATTCTATGGTAACTGATTCCATTGGAGGAACATTTACCGTGTGTTTTAATGGAGAATATTCTCCGTTTTTGTTAAGTACCCTAAAAAAATGCCCGTGTAAATGCATTGGGTGATGCATCATAGTAAGGTTGTTTAATGTAATTCGAGTTACTTGATTTCCTTTTATTTTTATTTTATCAGCTTCGGATAATGGCACACCATTCATACTCCAAATATAACGTTGCATATTTCCGGTAAGATTCAGTAATATTTCTTTTACAGGAATCTCTTTATCTAAATTTGTTTTTTTAGGTGATTTTAAATAATCATAGGTATAAGGTGATGTTTTTTCTTTTGGGGTTTTTATTACTGTTTTTTCTGACATTTTCATTTGATCTGAATCTTCCTTTTTCATACCCGTCATTTTCTCATCGCTCATTTGCATTCCGTATTCTTTCTTCATTTCATAACGTTCGTCTTTTTTAGGTCTATATTTTAAAGCATGTGCACCCATTTCCATGTCCATTTTTGCCATTTTCATCATCATCCCAATTTTATCGGGACGTGGAATATCTGGTGCTTTAAGTATTTCTCCTTTTCCTAAAAAGGCTGATGCAGTACCTGATCCATCTTGTGCTGTGATTTTAAATTCAATTTTTTTGTTTTTGGGAATGGTTATTATGTAATCATAAGCTTCAGCAATAGCGATAAACGTTTTATTTTTTTAACGGGAACAATATCCAATCCATCAGCAGATACCAAAATGGGGTCTCCACCTCCAAATGTTATCCAAAATGAAGTAGAAGCACCGCCATCAATAATTCGCAATCGCACTTTTTCTCCAGGTTTAAAATTGGGATATTCTATTGATTCTTCCCCATTAATTAAAAATGCTTCATAGTATATGTCTGCAATGTCTGCGCCTTCCATACGCTGTTTCCAGAAATTCATTTGTGCACCAAAAGCACCTCTTTTTATTACTTGATTTAAGGGAGTTGAAGTTCCTTTTCGGTAATTATACCATTCGTTGCCACGTTTGAGGTTTCGTAAAACACTCATTGGTTTTTCGTTGGTCCAATCTGAAAGCATTAAAACCAATTCTTTATCATAGTTTAAGGTTTCTTTTTTAGGATGAATTACAATCGATCCAAATACACCTACTTGTTCTTGTAACATTGTATGTCCGTGATACCAATACGTACCAGATTGTTTAATGGCAAACTCGTATTTTAATGTATGTCCAGGTTCTATGGGTGGTGTTGTTAAATATGGAACACCATCATAAAAATTAGGTAATAACAAGCCATGCCAATGAATAGAAGTTTCTACATTCATTTCATTTTTAACATAAATTACAGCATATTCACCCTCGGTAAATTCAAGTGTTGGGCCAGGAATACTTCCATTAATGGTCATTCCCATAACTTCTTTTCCTGCTTTAGTTACTTTTTCTTGTTTAAGTGTTAATGTATATTCTCTTACAGGAATATTATTTATGTTACCTTCAATAGATTTTTCAATTTGAGCTTGTAAAAGTATTGGTATAAAGAGTATTGCAAGAATAGTATAATGTTTTATGTTCATAGTTCTTGGTTTGAAATTATGTAGCCTATATTTAGAATGAGTAGATTAGTTGTTCATTTAAACACCTAAATTTAAGCATTTTTTAACAGAACTATTTCTTCCTGATTTTTGGTAAATACACAAATGTTAATCTATAATTACATTTATACACTGAAACCTGCTGTATTATTGAATATATTTATTAATATTCAGCCTTTTTACTACTCCTGCTCCTAATTTAGGTACTCTAAACCAATGACATAATTGACGTTTGATAATTTCGTCTTTTTTTATTCCCTTCAACACCATTAATAGGTCTATTTTTGATAGGAATAGAAATAACTTAAAAATTAATATTCTCTATATACACAACGGATTAAATTATAATTTATCAATATTATCTTTGATAATTTCTTCAATATTTATGTTAGATTTTGGGTCTTTTAAAATTAAATCATATCTAATTTTTCCACAAAGTTTGGCTAGACTTGATGATAATTCATCAGATTCTAAATGTGTAATTTTAGAATCTTTAGCAGTGTTTTTAATTACTTTGATAAAGTTAGAGTAGCCTTTTAATACTTCGGGGCTTGCAATAATTGATATTTTATGTGTCAAAAACTCTAACGCAACTAAGTCTTTTTCAGTTATTTCACCTTTTAAAATAATTTTTTCTATAAACTCAATTAGTTTAAAATATAAGTTAGATTTCAAATCAAATATTTTTACGCGCTGTTCTTTTTCTATTTCAACTTCACTTTGCTTGTTTAAAAGAGCGGCAGTAATGGCAATAGTAGCAATGGTTCCTAATACAATTAATATTATTTCTTGTGCAAACGGGATATTTTCAGCATTTATATATGCAAATCGTAAAAATAGATAACCCACAATAAATGTGATTAACGAGATTAATAAATACTTTGAGCTTTTGTTCATTTTGTTATAGTTATAAAAATTAAGTTTGTATGCTTGTTCTTGTAAATTTTCTATTATATTTAATTTATGCTGTTTTGAATAACTATTTGTTAGAGATTGATTTTAGTTAATAATTTATATCCAACATTAAGTGTTTTAAAGTCTAAAGATAAGGGTAATCTTATTTGGTTATATAATTTAATTGTATTTTTTAAGCGTATTGTTAGCTTTTTATACTTTTTTTCTCTCATTATTTAGTTATAAATATTGAATTTTATCCCTATTTTGTTTTAATCATTGAATCATTTCAGTACGATAAGATTGGTAAACGCTCAATATATCCGAAATTTTAGAGTATTTTTGCAAAAGGATTACATGCCTTTTATATCAATTGTTCACTATCATTTTTGTTGATGGGCTTTTAAAGCTATCTATCACGAAGTTAGCAGACTTCATACTTATAGTTGAATTAACAGTAACCACTCCAATCATCAGAGTACTAAAAATTAGTACGCCTAAATGCTTTTAAACAAGTGTTTTTTGTTTTTTTTGATGACACGAATAAATTAAGTATGAATACTAATTTAGAAAATGATTATGATGAAAATCGTATTACTACAGCATTACTTCTTGCCGCAGGAACTGGTAGCCGTCTTTTCCCTTTAACCAAAAATGCACCAAAATGCCTTACTCTTGTAAATGAAAAATCTATTCTTGAAAGGCTTGTAAAGAATTTAAAGAAACAAGGATTTAAGCGCCTTGTAATTGTTACCGGCCATAAAAAAGAATGTATTATGGATTTTCTTGGTAGCAAATCAAAAGGTTTAACTATTGAGTATATTTACAGCCCTCTTTATCAAACAACAAATAATATTTATTCATTGTGGATGGCTCGTAATATTATAAAAGAACCTTTCGTTCTATTTGAAAGTGATTTGGTTTTAAAAACATCGTTACTAAACAAAATGGTTTTTCCTGATAGAATGGCTGTAGCAAAAATGCAACCTTGGCTGAATGGAACCACTGTTTCTATTAATAAAATGAATCAGGTTACTCAATTTCAAAGAGGAACAACAGAAACGTATGCCAATATTCGTTTTAAAACAGTTAACATTTACAGTTTTTCGCTTCCATCTTGGCAAGCTATAGTTAAAAAGTTACACCAATACATTTCAGAAGGAAGAGTTAATTGTTATTATGAAACTGTTTTATCTGAAATGGTTGATGCTAAAATCCTAACATTTGAAACTGTTTCATTTGACCATAAACCTTGGTATGAAATTGATACAATTTATGATTTATCTGAAGCTGAAAAACTGTTTCCAATAAAATTAAAAAAACAAATAAAGCTTGAAGTAGCAAAAGTTTAATGCATTTAAATCTAAGATATATTGCAACATAAATATAGAACACAAACCGAAAAATACACATACGTATCCAAACAGCATGGGGGTTATTACCGACATAATTTTGCTGACCATGCTTATTTATATAATCTTTATTTCCCTCCAAAAGCTGTTTTTACACACCTCAAAGAGAATATTGAAGATTTAGTATTGAACTATCCTATGGCGCAAGATGCACTTGCCGAATTGATTGGGAATATTATTAATCAGCCTTCAGAAAGAATTGTTGTAGGCAATGGAGCTGCTGAAATTATTAAAATACTTTCTGGTTCTTTAGCAAAAAAAATAATTGTTCCAGTACCCTCATTTAATGAATATGTAAATGCAGCACCGGAAGGTTGTGTGGTAGAATTCCCATTGGAATTTCCATCATTTCAGCTTAATGTGGATAAGTTTGCAGCTGAAGCAATTAAAGTTGGAGCAGATATAGCCGTTGTGGTTACTCCCAATAATCCAACTTCTCTATTAGTACCTAAAACCGATTTAATTCGTTTGGCAAAAAAGCTCGAAAAACACAATTGTATGCTTATTGTTGATGAATCGTTTCTCGATTTTACGGATAATAAAGAGCAGATAAGCTTAGAACAAAACATTGCTGAATATCCAAACATCGCTATTCTTAAAAGTATGAGTAAAGCTTATGGAATTTGCGGACTGAGAATTGGCTATCTATTGACCGCAAACGTAGAATTTGCTGAGGCAGTTCGAAAAGGAATTCATATTTGGAATATTAATGGGTTTGCAGAAGAATTTCTACGAATTCTGCCTAAGTATAATCAAGAATTTAAAGACAGTTGCGAAAAGGTAAAAACGGATAGGGATGCTTTTTATAAAATGCTTTGTACTATTGAGGGGATGACGGTTTTTAAACCCGATGCTAACTATGTTTTTTGTCGCTTACCTGATAATGCATTAAGTGGACCAGAAGTAACAAAACGCCTATTTATTAAATACAATATTTATATAAAGGATAGTGTAGGAAAAACACAACCCGATGCAGACCGTTATATTCGAATTGCCAGTCGTACCAATGATGAAAACAATAAGCTTATTGAAAGTTTGATTGATGTAATGTATTAAAAAAAATGAATAGTTATGAGTATTAAAAAACAAGTTAGTATGCTTGGTTTTGCCAAGGATTTACCAAATATTTGTTCTCTATTAGGTTTATTAAGTGCTTTATTTGGAATATATTTTGCGATAACAGGGAATTTTTTAGCTTCAATTATAGGTGTGTTATGGGCAGTACTATTCGATTGGTTCGATGGAATTATTGCACGAAAGATGAAGGGTAGAACAAAAGAACAGGGTAAATTCGGAAGTCAGCTCGACTCTATGATTGATATTGTAAGTTTTGGTATTCTGCCTGCTATTTTGCTGTTGAGCTACGGAAATTATAGTTTATGGTTTATGCCTGGTGCATTTATTATTGTAGCTACCGCAGCTATTCGTTTAAGTTATTTTAATATTTACGGTCTTATTGATAGTAAAACATATAAAGGTCTTGCTCTTGATAATAATGTGCTCATCCTGGCTTTTGTCTTTTTATTCGAAAGCTTTTTTATGCACTCCACTTTTTCAATACTTATTTATGCAATTTTAATAATTCTGTCTGTGTTTAATCTATCCTCAATTAAAACTCCAAAATTTGGAGAGAAGTGGGTTTATGTACTGATTATATATGTTCTAATACTGACATTAGTTTTTGGATGGATTTTGTGTAAAGAAGTTTAATGCTATAAAACGAAAAGGCTAATTCTAATTACTACAATTGTTTTATTAACTATCACAACAATTAAAGCTCAAAAGAAAAATATTTTGATGCTAATGGTAAGTAGTTCAGAGTTTTGAGGAATAATAGGTCTACTGGAATGTCTACTATTGTTAAAACTAATTAATTGAGTTAATAAAAGAGGCTACTAATAAAAGCAGCCTCTTTATTTTTCTAATTGATATTGATGAAATCTTATTGAAAAATTAGGTTATCAATAGAGCTTTCCAACTAATCATACTTTAATAATATGATAGTTTCATAGCACCTTATTTATAAATTAATTCAAACCTATCAAGATTCATTACTTTTGTCCAAGCCGAGATAAAATCTTTTACAAACTGCTCTTTAGAATCGTCACTTGCATAAAATTCTGCTAATGCTCTAAGTTCAGAATTTGAGCCAAATATTAAATCTGCTCTAGTTGCTGTCCATTTTTTTTCTCCAGTTTTTCTGTCTTTCCCTACAAACTCTTCTTTAGAATCTGAAGCAGCTTCCCACTCTGTATTCATCTCCAATAATTTAACAAAAAAATCGTTGGTTAATTTGTCCTTATTTGTTGTGAAAATTCCATTTTTGCTTCCATCAAAATTAGTATTCAATGCTCGCATTCCTCCAACTAAAACCGTCATTTCGGGTGCTGTAAGTGTTAGTAACTGCGCCTTATCAACCAATAATTCTTCAGTAGAAATGGTGTATTTTGTTTTTAAGTAATTACGGAAACCATCAGCCATTGGTTCCAAAAGATTAAATGAATTGATGTCTGTTTGTTCTTGAATAGCATCTGTACGTCCTGGGGTAAATGGTACTTTATAATTATAACCTGCATTACTTGCTGCTTTTTCTACTCCAGCAGTACCTGCCAACACTATTAAATCTGCTATTGATACTTTTTTTGTTACTGATTTAGCATTGAACTTTTTTTGAATTTGTTCTAAAACAGTCAATACTTTTTTCAATTGTTTAGGGTTGTTTACTTCCCAGTTTACCTGAGGTTCTAAGCGTATTCTTGCTCCATTTGCACCACCTCTTCTATCTGAATTACGATACGTTGAAGCTGAAGCCCAAGCAGTAGATACCATTTCGCTAATTGTTAAACTTGAGTTTAGAATTTGTTTCTTTAAATTTTCAACATCATTTTTAGTAATTGTCTTATAGTTAACAACTGGAATTGGATCTTGCCAAATTAAATCTTCTGTTGGTGCTTCTGGCCCTAAATAGGTAGATTTTGGCCCCATATCTCTATGCGTTAATTTGAACCAAGCTCTAGCAAAAGCCTCATCAAAAGTATCTGGATTTTTATAAAACTTCCTTGCAATTTTTTCATAAATGGGATCAAAACGCAAAGCTAAATCTGTGGTGAACATTCCCGGTTTAACCATTTTATCAGGGTCATAAGCATCAGGAACCATCATTTTTGGGTTTTTAGGTTCCCATTGATGCGCACCTGCTGGGCTTTTTGTTAATTCCCATTCATTTTCAAATAAATTAAAAAAGAATAAGTGACTCCATTTTGTAGGAGTAGAGGTCCAAACTACTTCTAAACCTGATGTAATGGCATCTGCACCTTTACCAGATTTATAATCACTTTTCCAACCAAAACCCTGAGCTTCTATGGGTGAGGCTTCTGGATCTGGTCCTACGTGAGAGGCGCTAGCAGCTCCGTGTGCTTTACCAAGTGTATGACCACCAGCTATTAACGCTACGGTTTCTTCATCATTCATTCCCATTCTTCCAAATGTTTCGCGAATGTCCTTCGCTGCCAAAAGTGGGTCTGGATTACCGTTTGGTCCTTCTGGATTTACATAAATTAGTCCCATTTGAACTGCCGCCAAAGGATTTTCGAGTTTCCTTTCTCCTTTATATCTCTTGCTATCATCTAACCATTTTTCTTCAGCTCCCCAGTAAACATCATCATTTGGTTCCCAAACATCAGTTCTTCCACCAGCAAAACCAAAGGTTTTAAATCCAGTAGATTCTAACGCTACATTCCCCGTGAGAATCATTAAATCTGCCCAAGAAATTTTATTACCGTATTTTTTCTTTATTGGCCAAAGCAATCTTCTTGCTTTATCTAAATTTGCATTATCAGGCCAACTATTTTGTGGTGCAAATCGTTGTTGTGCAGATCTAGAACCACCACGTCCATCACCTGAACGATACGTACCGGCATTGTGCCAAGCCATTCTAATAAATAAACCTGCATAGCTTCCATAATCTGCAGGCCACCAATCTTGAGAGTCTGACAATAATGCACGGATATCTTTTTTTAAGGCTACATAGTCCAAACTTTTAAACTCTTTTACATAATCAAATTCCTTATCCATGGGATTTGTTAATTCAGAGTGCTTGCGTAGTAAATCTAAATTTAATCGATTAGGCCACCAGTCGCTATTACTGGCAGATCTTTTGTTTAGGTTGCTTTTTTTGGTATTGGTTGCCCCTGTCATTCCGTCTGCTACGTTGTTATTGTTGTTATTCTGACAAGAAATAAACAATATCATCACAATAATAATAAAAGTTAATTTTTTCATTTCTTCTAATTTAATGTTAAATATACTGCAAATATATCTTCTACACTAGTATTAGTCAAATTAATAATTTATATATTTGTATATATAAAATCTATATTGATGACCATACAACAACTCGAATATGTAATTGCCTTAAATATTTATAGGCATTTTGTAACTGCTGCTAAAAAATGTTTTGTAACTCAACCTACAATAACTATTCAGGTTAAAAAGTTAGAGAAAGAGATAGGTTTTTCAATCTTTGATAAGAGTACGTCTCCTTTTAAACCAACCAATTTAGGGCTAATGTTTATAAAAAAAGCCGAAATAATTTTACGTGAAGTAAGTGATTTAAAAAATATGGTAAGTGAAGAATTAGATAATATAGATGGTAGTTTTAAAATTGGCGTAATTCCAACAATATCTCCATATCTAATTCCATTAATTTCAGGTTCTTTTTCTAAGAAATATCCAAACACTATTCTAAAAATTGATGAAATGCAGACATCTAATATTATTTCAGCATTACAAAAGAAAGAAATAGACGTTGGTATATTGGTTACTCCATTAAATGAATCATTTATTAGAGAGATAAAACTGTATAATGAACCATTTGTGTTTTATGGACAAAAAAAAGATTTTATTGAAAATAAGAGAACTATTTCAGCAAAGGAAATTGAAAAATTGGACAATGTATGGCTTTTAAAAAGTGGACATTGTTTTAGAAATCAAGTTTTAAATATCTGTAATAATTCAAATAGTAATAAAAACATTAAATTTCAAAGTGGCTCCATTGAGGCTTTAAAAAAAATGGTTGATAATTATGGCGGTTTTACATTGGTGCCTGAAATGGCAATTGATGATAGCGATAAAGGTTGTAATATCCATTTTACAGAGCCCAAACCAATTAGAGAAGTAAGTATTGTTATTCACCATTCCTTTTGTAAAGATGCTTTGGTAGATGCTTTAAGGTTAGAAATTCTTAAGAAAATACCGAAGGAGTTTGTGAAAAATAAACACTTTATTAAAATTAATTGGCGGTAGATGAGAAATAAGAACTGCTTGTTTTTCAATTTGGTATAAAGTACAATATTTTACTACTTATTTAAACTTTGTGCTACGGTTACCATTGTTGGCAATAGATTACTTAATACTTTTTACTATTTTTTTAACAGTAATTTTATTTTTAGCGTCTATTATTTTAATAAAATAAATGCCTTCTATCAAATTTTGAATATAAACTTCAATTTTATTTGAATTTACATTTAAAATTGTTTGAAGTTGCTGTCCAATTGTATTATATATTCTAATTTCAGTTATTAATTCATTATTTTC contains the following coding sequences:
- a CDS encoding sugar phosphate nucleotidyltransferase; protein product: MNTNLENDYDENRITTALLLAAGTGSRLFPLTKNAPKCLTLVNEKSILERLVKNLKKQGFKRLVIVTGHKKECIMDFLGSKSKGLTIEYIYSPLYQTTNNIYSLWMARNIIKEPFVLFESDLVLKTSLLNKMVFPDRMAVAKMQPWLNGTTVSINKMNQVTQFQRGTTETYANIRFKTVNIYSFSLPSWQAIVKKLHQYISEGRVNCYYETVLSEMVDAKILTFETVSFDHKPWYEIDTIYDLSEAEKLFPIKLKKQIKLEVAKV
- a CDS encoding pyridoxal phosphate-dependent aminotransferase, which gives rise to MQHKYRTQTEKYTYVSKQHGGYYRHNFADHAYLYNLYFPPKAVFTHLKENIEDLVLNYPMAQDALAELIGNIINQPSERIVVGNGAAEIIKILSGSLAKKIIVPVPSFNEYVNAAPEGCVVEFPLEFPSFQLNVDKFAAEAIKVGADIAVVVTPNNPTSLLVPKTDLIRLAKKLEKHNCMLIVDESFLDFTDNKEQISLEQNIAEYPNIAILKSMSKAYGICGLRIGYLLTANVEFAEAVRKGIHIWNINGFAEEFLRILPKYNQEFKDSCEKVKTDRDAFYKMLCTIEGMTVFKPDANYVFCRLPDNALSGPEVTKRLFIKYNIYIKDSVGKTQPDADRYIRIASRTNDENNKLIESLIDVMY
- a CDS encoding CDP-alcohol phosphatidyltransferase family protein encodes the protein MSIKKQVSMLGFAKDLPNICSLLGLLSALFGIYFAITGNFLASIIGVLWAVLFDWFDGIIARKMKGRTKEQGKFGSQLDSMIDIVSFGILPAILLLSYGNYSLWFMPGAFIIVATAAIRLSYFNIYGLIDSKTYKGLALDNNVLILAFVFLFESFFMHSTFSILIYAILIILSVFNLSSIKTPKFGEKWVYVLIIYVLILTLVFGWILCKEV
- the katG gene encoding catalase/peroxidase HPI → MTGATNTKKSNLNKRSASNSDWWPNRLNLDLLRKHSELTNPMDKEFDYVKEFKSLDYVALKKDIRALLSDSQDWWPADYGSYAGLFIRMAWHNAGTYRSGDGRGGSRSAQQRFAPQNSWPDNANLDKARRLLWPIKKKYGNKISWADLMILTGNVALESTGFKTFGFAGGRTDVWEPNDDVYWGAEEKWLDDSKRYKGERKLENPLAAVQMGLIYVNPEGPNGNPDPLLAAKDIRETFGRMGMNDEETVALIAGGHTLGKAHGAASASHVGPDPEASPIEAQGFGWKSDYKSGKGADAITSGLEVVWTSTPTKWSHLFFFNLFENEWELTKSPAGAHQWEPKNPKMMVPDAYDPDKMVKPGMFTTDLALRFDPIYEKIARKFYKNPDTFDEAFARAWFKLTHRDMGPKSTYLGPEAPTEDLIWQDPIPVVNYKTITKNDVENLKKQILNSSLTISEMVSTAWASASTYRNSDRRGGANGARIRLEPQVNWEVNNPKQLKKVLTVLEQIQKKFNAKSVTKKVSIADLIVLAGTAGVEKAASNAGYNYKVPFTPGRTDAIQEQTDINSFNLLEPMADGFRNYLKTKYTISTEELLVDKAQLLTLTAPEMTVLVGGMRALNTNFDGSKNGIFTTNKDKLTNDFFVKLLEMNTEWEAASDSKEEFVGKDRKTGEKKWTATRADLIFGSNSELRALAEFYASDDSKEQFVKDFISAWTKVMNLDRFELIYK
- a CDS encoding LysR substrate-binding domain-containing protein → MTIQQLEYVIALNIYRHFVTAAKKCFVTQPTITIQVKKLEKEIGFSIFDKSTSPFKPTNLGLMFIKKAEIILREVSDLKNMVSEELDNIDGSFKIGVIPTISPYLIPLISGSFSKKYPNTILKIDEMQTSNIISALQKKEIDVGILVTPLNESFIREIKLYNEPFVFYGQKKDFIENKRTISAKEIEKLDNVWLLKSGHCFRNQVLNICNNSNSNKNIKFQSGSIEALKKMVDNYGGFTLVPEMAIDDSDKGCNIHFTEPKPIREVSIVIHHSFCKDALVDALRLEILKKIPKEFVKNKHFIKINWR